One window of Strigops habroptila isolate Jane chromosome Z, bStrHab1.2.pri, whole genome shotgun sequence genomic DNA carries:
- the CZH18orf54 gene encoding lung adenoma susceptibility protein 2 isoform X8, whose protein sequence is MGLMTMVWGCCWSYGADYNQLTPLSPLSQHLPPFTTRTYSCCISTTSSKVPPRRRKLPATTVPMEERSNYSSASSVSSLLTSCSSSTKAYSEGFIHYKGKLYSSASEALEAYMEDFEAGHTAPYGSTGKIRLQPGIPKGCAKENQELDDFHHYFKLDSPPPPSRSSDEYVPDCTSFTTEELLAFPADGSQPFPHLLPWKSRKTSPESLKTSPCPSQRWDLGRGFHPHNYVSSKKLKGSAEPLVEDSQSFPGGNYPTWLSSQKPDLSVSGISSIPTFPYPSWLKTYNLLCDAAPSLAPGSSGQSQASSSLIPKKGLSNGDNSHFSKPSNSQHSRGDPRGERCNYDFTHGCYSPDNSSLSRTKKLLREPHLPSHFTPGSTSTKPEASMEKEGSPSTTEILRGASPRVEAPAAFFSTSSTPPFLTQRPFSKASRCSRIMEDPPAFPKGAMMKEFLESCWNEKQKDVE, encoded by the exons ATGGGGCTGATGACGATggtgtggggctgctgctggtcctATGGGGCTGATTACAACCAACTTactcctctctctcccctctcccagcacctCCCTCCCTTTACTACCAGGACCTACTCGTGTTGTATCTCCACAACCTCCTCCAAGGTTCCTCCAAG gaggaggaagcttCCAGCAACAACCGTGCCCATGGAGGAACGGAGTAACTactcctctgcttcctcagtGTCTTCCCTACTTACAAGCTGTAGTAGCAGCACCAAGGCCTACTCCGAGGGCTTCATTCACTACAAGGGCAAGCTCTACAGCTCCGCCTCGGAGGCCTTGGAAGCTTACATGGAGGACTTTGAGGCCGGGCACACGGCTCCATATGGAAGCACAGGGAAGATCCGCCTCCAGCCGGGCATTCCCAAGGGGTGTGCCAAGGAAAACCAag AGCTGGATGACTTCCATCACTACTTCAAGTTGGATTCTCCTCCTCCACCCTCTAGAAGCTCCGATGAGTATGTCCCCGACTGCACCAGCTTTACAACAGAGGAGCTTTTAGCATTCCCAGCGGATGGATCCCAACCttttccccaccttcttccATGGAAATCCAGGAAAACAAGCCCAGAATCCCTTAAAacctctccctgcccttcccaaCGCTGGGATTTGGGGAGAGGATTCCATCCCCACAACTACGTGAGTAGTAAGAAACTCAAAGGAAGCGCCGAGCCTTTGGTAGAGGATTCCCAGAGTTTTCCAGGTGGGAATTATCCCACGTGGCTCAGTAGCCAAAAACCTGATTTAAGCGTATCCGGGATAAGCAGCATTCCCACTTTTCCCTATCCCAGCTGGTTGAAGACTTACAACCTCCTTTGCGATGCTGCTCCAAGCCTTGCTCCAGGTAGTAGCGGGCAAAGCCAAGCTTCCTCTTCCCTTATCCCAAAAAAAGGACTTTCCAATGGAGACAATTCCCACTTTTCCAAGCCAAGCAATTCCCAGCATTCCAGAGGTGATCCAAGGGGAGAAAGGTGCAACTACGACTTTACTCATGGGTGCTACTCGCCGGATAACTCATCTTTGAGCCGCACTAAGAAGCTCTTAAGAG AGCCCCACCTCCCCTCCCACTTTACTCCAGGGAGTACTTCAACTAAGCCTGAAGCCAGCATGGAAAAGGAGGGGAGTCCTTCTACAACAGAGATACTCCGAGGTGCAAGCCCACGGGTAGAAGCTCCGGCTGCTTT CTTCTCAACCTCTTCTACTCCTCCGTTCCTTACTCAACGTCCCTTTAGTAAGGCCTCAAGGTGCTCCAGGATCATGGAGGATCCTCCAGCATTCCCAAAAGGAGCCATGATGAAGGAATTCCTGGAATCCTGCTGGaatgagaagcagaag GACGTGGAGTaa
- the CZH18orf54 gene encoding lung adenoma susceptibility protein 2 isoform X7, with amino-acid sequence MGLMTMVWGCCWSYGADYNQLTPLSPLSQHLPPFTTRTYSCCISTTSSKVPPRRRKLPATTVPMEERSNYSSASSVSSLLTSCSSSTKAYSEGFIHYKGKLYSSASEALEAYMEDFEAGHTAPYGSTGKIRLQPGIPKGCAKENQELDDFHHYFKLDSPPPPSRSSDEYVPDCTSFTTEELLAFPADGSQPFPHLLPWKSRKTSPESLKTSPCPSQRWDLGRGFHPHNYVSSKKLKGSAEPLVEDSQSFPGGNYPTWLSSQKPDLSVSGISSIPTFPYPSWLKTYNLLCDAAPSLAPGSSGQSQASSSLIPKKGLSNGDNSHFSKPSNSQHSRGDPRGERCNYDFTHGCYSPDNSSLSRTKKLLREPHLPSHFTPGSTSTKPEASMEKEGSPSTTEILRGASPRVEAPAAFFSTSSTPPFLTQRPFSKASRCSRIMEDPPAFPKGAMMKEFLESCWNEKQKKDVE; translated from the exons ATGGGGCTGATGACGATggtgtggggctgctgctggtcctATGGGGCTGATTACAACCAACTTactcctctctctcccctctcccagcacctCCCTCCCTTTACTACCAGGACCTACTCGTGTTGTATCTCCACAACCTCCTCCAAGGTTCCTCCAAG gaggaggaagcttCCAGCAACAACCGTGCCCATGGAGGAACGGAGTAACTactcctctgcttcctcagtGTCTTCCCTACTTACAAGCTGTAGTAGCAGCACCAAGGCCTACTCCGAGGGCTTCATTCACTACAAGGGCAAGCTCTACAGCTCCGCCTCGGAGGCCTTGGAAGCTTACATGGAGGACTTTGAGGCCGGGCACACGGCTCCATATGGAAGCACAGGGAAGATCCGCCTCCAGCCGGGCATTCCCAAGGGGTGTGCCAAGGAAAACCAag AGCTGGATGACTTCCATCACTACTTCAAGTTGGATTCTCCTCCTCCACCCTCTAGAAGCTCCGATGAGTATGTCCCCGACTGCACCAGCTTTACAACAGAGGAGCTTTTAGCATTCCCAGCGGATGGATCCCAACCttttccccaccttcttccATGGAAATCCAGGAAAACAAGCCCAGAATCCCTTAAAacctctccctgcccttcccaaCGCTGGGATTTGGGGAGAGGATTCCATCCCCACAACTACGTGAGTAGTAAGAAACTCAAAGGAAGCGCCGAGCCTTTGGTAGAGGATTCCCAGAGTTTTCCAGGTGGGAATTATCCCACGTGGCTCAGTAGCCAAAAACCTGATTTAAGCGTATCCGGGATAAGCAGCATTCCCACTTTTCCCTATCCCAGCTGGTTGAAGACTTACAACCTCCTTTGCGATGCTGCTCCAAGCCTTGCTCCAGGTAGTAGCGGGCAAAGCCAAGCTTCCTCTTCCCTTATCCCAAAAAAAGGACTTTCCAATGGAGACAATTCCCACTTTTCCAAGCCAAGCAATTCCCAGCATTCCAGAGGTGATCCAAGGGGAGAAAGGTGCAACTACGACTTTACTCATGGGTGCTACTCGCCGGATAACTCATCTTTGAGCCGCACTAAGAAGCTCTTAAGAG AGCCCCACCTCCCCTCCCACTTTACTCCAGGGAGTACTTCAACTAAGCCTGAAGCCAGCATGGAAAAGGAGGGGAGTCCTTCTACAACAGAGATACTCCGAGGTGCAAGCCCACGGGTAGAAGCTCCGGCTGCTTT CTTCTCAACCTCTTCTACTCCTCCGTTCCTTACTCAACGTCCCTTTAGTAAGGCCTCAAGGTGCTCCAGGATCATGGAGGATCCTCCAGCATTCCCAAAAGGAGCCATGATGAAGGAATTCCTGGAATCCTGCTGGaatgagaagcagaag AAGGACGTGGAGTaa